The sequence aaatatatTGATGGGCTGATGGGTTTAGGCCCGTTgtccaaacaaaaataaaagcctAGGCCCATTTCGTAGTTTTCCTCCTGCCCAAGTAGTTAGGGGTTTATAACAAAAATCACATAAACCCTAACTCTCCCCCACTCCGCAAAAACCCATTTCCCTTCCCTCGAATCTTCGTCGTCACCAAGATGGGAAGCAACCAAGCTGCCGTGTCCTTCCTCACCAACGTCGCGCGCGCCGCCTTCGGTCTCGGCGTTGGCGCCACCGTCGTCAACTCCGCGCTCTACACAGTCGACGGCGGCCAGCGCGCCGTCCTCTTCGACCGTTTCCGCGGAGTCATCGACGACACTGTCGGCGAGGGAACCCACTTCCTGGTCCCATGGCTCCAGAAGCCCTACATCTTCGACATCCGCACCCGGCCCCACACGTTCTCCTCCATCTCCGGCACCAAGGATCTCCAGATGGTGAATCTCACCCTCCGGGTCCTCTCGCGCCCCGAGGTCGCTCGCCTCCCTCagatcttcaaaaccctagggcTCGAGTACGACGAGAAGGTCCTCCCCTCCATCGGCAATGAGGTCCTAAAGGCAGTGGTGGCGCAATTCAACGCCGATCAGCTCCTCACCGAGCGTCCCCACGTGTCGGCGCTGGTGCGCGAGAGCCTGATTCGCCGCGCCAAGGATTTCAACATCGTTCTGGATGACGTGGCCATCACGCACTTGTCGTACGGGCTGGAGTTCTCGCGCGCCG is a genomic window of Malus domestica chromosome 09, GDT2T_hap1 containing:
- the LOC103411134 gene encoding prohibitin-3, mitochondrial codes for the protein MGSNQAAVSFLTNVARAAFGLGVGATVVNSALYTVDGGQRAVLFDRFRGVIDDTVGEGTHFLVPWLQKPYIFDIRTRPHTFSSISGTKDLQMVNLTLRVLSRPEVARLPQIFKTLGLEYDEKVLPSIGNEVLKAVVAQFNADQLLTERPHVSALVRESLIRRAKDFNIVLDDVAITHLSYGLEFSRAVEAKQVAQQEAERSKFVVAKTEQERRAAIIRAQGESEAAKLISDATASAGMGLIELRRIEASREVANTLARSPNVSYLPGGKNMLFGLNPR